One segment of Erigeron canadensis isolate Cc75 chromosome 2, C_canadensis_v1, whole genome shotgun sequence DNA contains the following:
- the LOC122587936 gene encoding uncharacterized mitochondrial protein AtMg00810-like has protein sequence MFSTLMSSTLEMSMMGELTFFLGLQIKQLPTSIFINQEKYIRDMLHKFDFTHVTPKRTPMTPPNNLHADPNGKHVNPTYYRGMIGSLMYLTASHPDIMFSTCLCARYQASPRESHLLVVKRIFKYHKGTPTFGLWYPRDSNFDLVGFSNSDYAGCMLDRKSTSGGCQLLGGRLTSWTSKKQHTVSISTSEA, from the coding sequence ATGTTCAGTACTCTTATGTCAAGTACgcttgaaatgagtatgatgggcgAGTTAACCttcttcttaggtttacaaattaagcaACTTCCCACAAGCATTTTcatcaaccaagaaaaatacattagGGATATGTTGCATAAGTTTGACTTCACCCATGTCACTCCCAAACGCACTCCTATGACTCCTCCCAATAACCTTCATGCTGACCCAAATGGGAAGCATGTAAATCCCACTtactatagaggcatgattggatCGCTCATGTATCTTACAGCGAGTCACCCTGACATTATGTTCTCCACATGTCTCTGTGCTCGCTATCAGGCCTCTCCACGAGAGTCTCACCTCCTCGTTGTAAAGCGAATCTTCAAATATCATAAAGGTACACCCACctttggtctttggtatcctagAGATTCCAACTTTGATCTTGTTGGATTCTCTaattctgactatgctggatgcatgcttgatcgcaaaagcaccAGTGGTGGTTGCCAACTGCTGGGAGGAAGACTAACTAGTTGGACCAGTAAAAAGCAACATACTGTCTCCATCTCCACAAGTGAGGCATAA